ATGAGCAAGTCCAAAGGTGCTCCGCAGAGGCGTGCAAATCACACAGCTTCTGACATGGAGAATGATGGTGAAGTCCCACCTGTACCACCAGCAGAAGATGTTCCTAGCCTTAGCAAAGCAGAATTGGAGCGTCTGAGAGCTTTTATGGACTCATTGAGTAAGCCCTCTGGTTCTTGTTCTCTCACAATGACTGGTAAGAGTTCTACCTTCTTATCTCTTAATGCTTTGAGTACTGAAAATGACTGGATTATTGACTCTGGTGCTACAGATCATATGACACCTCACCCCTCACATTTATCTTCTTATTCCACTTACCCTGGAAAACATTATATCACTGTTGCTAATGGATCCCAAAACCAGATTACGGGATGTGGTAACATTCACCTTAGTCCATCTCTTCCCTTAAAGCGTGTGCTTCATGTCTCAAAGCTTTCTAACAATCTTTTGTCCATCCATAAACTCACTCGAGACTTGAACTGTGCAGTAACCTTTTTCCACTCTCATGGTGTTTTTCAGGATCTTGCCACGGGACAGATAATTGGGATTGCTAAGGAACAGGACGGGTTATACTGTCTGCAGCACGAGGAAAGCAAGTGTCATCAGACGAGTTCAGAGTCCTGGAATACTTCTCAAATATGGTTGCGACACAAGCGTCTTGGGCATCCCCCTTTTAGTATTCTTAGGACCATATTTCcccatttattttcaaaagtgtcaGTCGAATCTTTTcattgtgatgtttgtcagTTTTCTAAGCATCATCGTTCAACTTTTCTTCCTAGTAATAATAAATGTGCTCAACCTTTTGATCTTGTTCACTCTGATGTGTGGGGACCTTCGTCCATTTCTAATGTTTCTGGTGCAAAATGGTTTGTtacttttattgatgattgtaCTCGGATTACATGGATTTTTCTTATGAAAGATAAGTCTGAGGTGTTTCAATTATTTGTTAACTTTTTCCACATGATTAGAACACAGTTTGGGAAACCTATTAAGAGGTTAAGGTCAGACAATGGGAAAGAGTATGTTAACAAGAATTTTTCTGAATTTCTTacaaaaaatggtgttgttcatgagttgacttgtgttgacaccccacaacaaaatggggttgctgAAAGGAAAAATCGTCATCTTCTTGAAATCACTCGAGCGTTACTCTTTCAAATGAATGTTCCTAAGTTTTATTGGGGGGAAGCTGTCTTAACGGCtgcttatttaattaataggtTACCTTCTAGGGTTTTATCTAATGTTAGTCCTGTGCAGGTTATGACTAGCTTCTTTCCGTCAGTGCCCATTAAGTCAGGGTTTCAAAGTCGTGTATTTGGCTGTTCCGCCTTTGTTCATGTTCATGGTCATCATCGGGGTAAGTTAGATCCTCGGGCTATTAAGTGCATCTTTATAGGATATGCCTCAGATAAAAAGGGATACAAGTGTTATCATCCTCCTAGTCGTCGTGTCTATATATCCATGGATGTTACTTTTCAAGAATCAGAGTCTTTTTATCCCAATCCTCAGCTTCAGGGGGGGAATACTCAGGAAGCTGAGTCTCCAGAATTGTCTGTTATTCCTCTTCTACAGGAGCCCTTGATGCCTTCCTCCATTCCTATCACTGAGgacagtgatgatgatgacaatggtcctgaacaagtaccaaatcagaatgatgacaatggtcctgAGTTAGTACCAGATCAGAATGATGACAATGATCCTGAACTAGTACCGGATCAAAATAATGTTGACAGGTTCAGGATAAAGTACCAGCGGAAAGTAAAACCCGTCCTGATCCAACAACAAGACCAACCATCTGATCCTGAGGTAAGTGTTCCGAACCCTGAGCCTAGTAATTCCTATGAGCATAACCTTGATGACTTACCTATTGCCTTACGAAAAGGAAAACGTTCTTGTGCCAAGTACCCTATATCCCAATTTGTGTCTACTCAAAATCTTTCTGTGCAGCATCAGAGTTTTATTTCAGCTATTGACTCTATTAGAGTCCCTACATCAGTACAAGAAGCTTTAAAAGATAAGAACTGGATTCAAGCCATGAATGAAGAGATGCATGCACTGGACAAAAATGGCActtgggagattgttgagaagccAAATGACAAGAGGACAGTAGGTTGCAAGTGGATATATACCGTGAAGTACCGATCTGATGGCACACTTGACAGGTATAAGGCGAGGCTACTTGCAAAGGGATACACCCAGAcctatggaattgattatgatgagacatttgctccggtagcaaaaaTGAACACCGTAAGGATCATTCTTTCCTTAGCAGCTCACTTTGATTGGGAGTTGCAACAGTTTGATGTTAAAAATGCTTTCTTGCATGGAGATTTGGAGGAAGAGGTGTATATGGAGATTCCACCAGGGTATGACCCTACTTCAGGAAGAAATAGGGTGTGCAAACTGAAGAAGGCTTTATATGGGCTCAAACAGTCACCCCGAGCTTGGTTTGGGAGATTCACTAATGCTATGGTGTCTCTGGGTtataaacaaagccaaggtgatcATACCCTCTTTATCAAACATACTCGAAATGGTAAACTCACTCTTTTGTTAGTCTATGTAGACGATATGATCATTGCAGGTAATGATGAACTTGAGAAGCAGAATCTGAGGAAAGAGTTGGCAGCCCAATTTGAAATGAAGGACCTTGGAAAGCTGAAATATTTCCTAGGTATGGAGGTGGCATACTCGAAGCAAGGGATTTTCATATCTCAAAGAAAGTATGTCCTTGATCTTCTCAAAGAGACTGGAAAATTGGGTTGTAAGCCCATGGGAGTGCCgatagagcaaaaccacaagaTTGGAAGTAGTGAGGAGGACCTTAGGGTTGATAAGGCTCAATATCAGAGACTTGTGGGGAAGCTCATTTATCTATCTCACACTAGACCTGACATAGCTTATCCTGTTAGTGTTGTCAGTCAATTTATGCATGACCCACAGGAGAGACACTTACAGGCTGTGGATAGAATCTTGCAGTATCTGAAGGCCAGTCCAGGGAGGGGTCTGTTGTTCAAGAAGAGTGAGCAATTGTCTATGGAGGTTTATACTGATGCAGATTATGCAGGGTCAATTGTTGACAGGAGATCCACTACTGGATATTGTATGTTCTTGGGTGGAAATTTAGTTACATGGaggagcaagaagcagaatgtaGTTGCCAGATCAAGCGCAGAGGCAGAGTTCAGAGCCATGGCTCAAGGAGTTTGTGAATTGTTGTGGATGAAGATCATACTAGATGATTTAAAAATAAAGTATGAAGCTCCCATGAGACTCTTCTGTGATAATAAGTCTGCCATTAGTATTGCGCACAATCCAGTCCAACACGacagaacaaagcacatagagATAGACCGACACTTCATCAAAGAGAAATTGGATAGTGGTCTTATATCTACACAGTACGTCCCCTCAGGACTTCAGTTGGCTGATGTGCTCACCAAAGGACTTCCCTTGGAGCGGTTTAGAGAGCTTACTTGCAAGCTGGGAATGATAGATATCCATTCACCAGCTTGAGGGGGGTgttgtaaataaggaattaatataagaattattattagaatattatattcagtattaggagatttattctcttattaggagattgtgtacataattagttatttccttatttaggattagtcttcttctatataatgtaattaccctttgtattctctgattaagaaataataatacAGTTTCTCCTACTTTCAAGTGTTGAACTGAAGATTTCTGTGTGTTCAAAAGATTTAACTAATAATTgtattcttctttttcttatgGGCTTTTTATTATTAATGATATTGTAGTTGATCATTCATATATTCATTTTTTCCCTTTCGATTGGATAACTTTACTAAAAAAATGCTTTTTCGATATATTTGAGACATTGGAGATATGGAGCTGATCTTCAGCTTATGTGATTGTGCTTGAGAAATGCTTTTTTCTCCAGAAAGCCAAGGGCTTAGAAGACTGCTTTTATTTTCAATCAATGAATGATTTCTTTAATTTCTAACTCTCTGATAAGAACTGCTTAAGAGAGAAAATTGAAAGACGACTTTTATTGGATGTAGAACTCTACTCTATGGTTCACCAGTATGGTAACCAAGAGAATCAGAATGAATACAACTTCCCTTGATTTCAAGAGTTCAAGCCTCTCCTATATATTTCctactaatttttttaacttcacTCTTGCCTCGCTCTCTTATTTATACCTCAGGGTAGATATTACCTTATTTATTGCTATCCTAAGCTCCTAACTAATTATGACAGTCGGGATTATTTTACCTTATTAAGCTGTTTTCACATGAAGGAAGTTTGTTTCCATTGAATCAATACTTCTATTTCACTTGCTGCTGTTTTCCTCAACTCCAAACCTGATTTAGGATAAACAAGTAACTCCTGATCTTCTGAGAGTATCTCTGGTAATGGTCGTGACTAAAATTTAGAACCCACAACTTTTTTAAGGAAGAAACATGAAATACTTTTATGAATTCTACTATGTGATGGTAGTTCCAGACTTCCAGCTTATAAGCAACTGCATTTCTACAATCTGATAGGCTCCATAGAATCTGGGACTAAGCTTTTTATTCAACTTATGTTCAATAGATCTCTTTCTATAGGGCTGCAAGTCATGATAGAGTCGATTACCAACTTCATAGTTCTTAAATTCTTGGTTGGATTTTAATATCGATAAATTTCATGTTAAAATCACGTGTTTTGAGCTGAATTTGTGCAATTCTTGAATTCAGAAGCTTTGTACCAATTTAAAGATAATTTGAAAGTTCAAGTGTTTGAAAAATTTAGAGCATAGCTACATAGGAAAATCGCATAACTATGCACGAAAAAGGAATTTCAAGTTCCAAGTGCACCTGTATGCGCTTAACTACACAGTCCACATTGGGTAGCTATGGTTTTGAAAAGAGTCCTGTCGAAGAGCATTTTATCTACACCTAAATTTGCAAGAAATTTGTGTATTTACGCATTGAAGGCCTCCTTCGAAAAGCAAGGGAGCTTCATGCATGTAATTACTTGAATGTATTGAGTGGGATATGTACCTGAATGATATAAACTCATTTTAGTACGCCATTTTCATAACTTAAACTTCGTTTTTCAGAATACAGAGCTCTGAGTATGAGAGGAAGCAAAGATTCAAGATTTTAGTTGGAGAGTCAGATGATTTTTCATCGTCTTAACTTCTTTATTCTTCTGGAATATTGACCATGTATTTCTAAAATCCTTTTAGGATTAGGTATAATACAGCTTCAATTATATTTTGCATTGATATAATTGATTGTTTTATTAGTTAACTGTTTGGTTTGTGATTGGATTTCGCTATGATTAATACTAATTAGGGCTTGAGCACCTCTAATGTGATCAAGTTTCCTTGACTTGATTGGCAATTCAACTCTAATTGAGCGTGGATCCTAGGGAAAAGAATTGAATTCAACTCTATCTAATATATGAATCTTCTAAGCTTTACCTAAAGGTGTAAATTTTCAAGCAAGGGATTGGTATCCAAGTATGGAATGACCAATTTAATCTCAATCATGTAACCAACAAAGCCTGACCCAGTTGTTTGATAACTGGGTCCCTTAAGCATGCTGGCTAGGTTCAAACATTGGTGTTGTGTATGGAAAATGATTTGTTGGGAGAGGAAAAATCCACTTCGGTAATATCTATGTCTTGAAAAGGACTAGTCTCAGTGGAGCAGCTCCACTTCGGTTCAAACAAGAGCCGCCAAGGTGTTGGAGCAGCTCAGTGGCCAAACCCCTGTGTTTTCCAAAGCTAGGTACACTGTCCGTTCTTTTGGTATTAGAAGAAATGAAAAGATTGCATGCTATATTACTGTTAGAGGTGACAAGGCAATGCAGCTTTTGGAGAATGGTTTGAAGGTGAAGGAATATGGACTTCTGCGAAAAAACTTCAGTGATACTGGGTGCTTTGGCTTTGGTATTCAAGAGCATATTGATCTGGGAATAAAGTATGATCCTTCAACTGGTATATACGGCATGGATTTCTTTGTTGTTCTGGAACGCCCTGGTTACCGTGTTGGACGTCGTCGTCGGTGCAAGTCTCGTGTTGGGATCCAGCATCGTGTCACAAAAGATGATGCTATGAAGTGGTTCCAGGTGAAATATGAAGGTTTTATCCTCAACAAGGCGCAAGCGGTTTTCTAGACCGAGCTATATTGTCTATGGAATTTGCAAGTTTTGTTGATTATAACTTGATGTTTATTGAACTAAGTAGCTTAAATTTCTAGAATATTAATGTGTCTGGTTATGAACTTTTGTATGGAGTTTATTTCTGATCAATTTATTTTTGGTTGATTCATTCACCAAAAGGATTAGTCTCTAGCTATAGGCTGGTACCCTTTGTTCACAGAAAAATCTCAATTGTGTATATGCAAGAGAGGAGTGAAAATTATACTTATATGCAAGAATATAAGAGTaacattttctaaatttccTTGAATGTTCTATACGAATTTTCTCTAATTTCGTTTTTACgtcaaatattttatttaatcaCTTTTATTCAAGAACTAATTCAATGTTAACGTCCAGACTGATTAGCAGGATGGAGGATATGGATTTGTCTAAGCATGAAGCTGAGTTGTTGGACACTTAAGTGGAGATTTTCAGACACGGAGGAGGTGCctgacaaaaagaaaataagattTGCAGAGTTTATGAAATGTTGAAATGTGCTCCCCCTCACGAGCTTTCATGAGTTGGAGACAATAGCAGACGATAAGGAGGAGTTTGAGGACAAATCCATGAAGGAACAACTGCTGGAAAATGTAATGTACACTAAAATGTAAAGAGTGTAAGAGGAATGCAAATAGAATGACGCATGTTGTTAAGTTGGTTGTTTATTGATCCAATCTCAAGTGGCTTGGTCTCTTTAAGAACAGATAGAAAATTTAATAGTAGTACTAGATGTTGTTCCAAGTTAACATGGTGTACTTATGCTCCAACCTTGAGCCTAAGTAACTCGTTAATGATCTTAAATTAATTCAATTGGATTCCAATAAACAATATTTATCAGAAACCTTGGAAAAGTTTTGGGAATACCAGTGACACAAATTCTTCCAATTTATTTGCTTAGTGGTTGAAGCACATTGCGTGCTATCATTTACCAGTTACTGCTGAAATAGTGTAGCAGGTGTTGTGAAGAGGACTCAAATCATGTCCCATTTGCTTATGAAAAACATATCATGTCCCATTTGATATCTCTTTCCCTGTCATGTCATTTAAAAATCACACATGTAAGGTTATAAATGATATACTCATGCCTACATGACACAATTTTATGATCTTCTTCCTTGTGATGTGGCTTGAGTCTTGAAGATGCAAATTTTCCGTGGCCTTACTAATCAACCAAAAGCTAATTACTTGGTTTTTCATTTCTTGAACAAATAAACATCATTTGCATATGGTTATACAACAATGTTTATTAGTAGCAAAATTAAGAAACTAGGGATTTTATGCTAACTAGCAATATCTGGAAGAGAACAATTGCATAGAACTGTTTTCCTAAATGAAGTAGGAAAAGTTGCACCAAAAACTGCCCATAACTCACCAAACAAGGTCATTCATTGATGATAACACTCATTGAAACAGTGTACACCTAACAATCAATGAAAAAAATAGCAATATCTTAGTCAGCAATCAATCAATCACTTGGTTAGTTTCCATCTCTTTCTCTAGCTACCTATTTTTCTTTGACAACTCAAGTACAAACAATTACAAACGAAAAGGAAAAGTTGCTCCAG
This is a stretch of genomic DNA from Lotus japonicus ecotype B-129 chromosome 1, LjGifu_v1.2. It encodes these proteins:
- the LOC130749557 gene encoding 60S ribosomal protein L11-like; amino-acid sequence: MVLKRVLSKSILSTPKFARNLCIYALKASFEKQGSFMHSQWSSSTSVQTRAAKVLEQLSGQTPVFSKARYTVRSFGIRRNEKIACYITVRGDKAMQLLENGLKVKEYGLLRKNFSDTGCFGFGIQEHIDLGIKYDPSTGIYGMDFFVVLERPGYRVGRRRRCKSRVGIQHRVTKDDAMKWFQVKYEGFILNKAQAVF